A region from the Mya arenaria isolate MELC-2E11 chromosome 2, ASM2691426v1 genome encodes:
- the LOC128225140 gene encoding transmembrane protein 26-like — MKTSMDISEERTNTERIGEKCEQFTDGRDSYKVNSLKQSAINGGAEIKKLCLVRILMIMHCVLACWRVVVAKNDAWFWFLCGLNLLIIAEGCLSNKREQHNIVLKILYRWRPCIAIYLITVLPNIWLLQIHRYNVAVASMDDVDITYTQSTAVVSTTGHYDGTNGTFTTTPGTLESFVSTILSLEDSTWIVVIQDIMIYILLFAVWLLDNVSHDLLSHQLIAFLASASDIMELYALFDESAVQEDFTVTCVVLGVWTVSFVQFVPVLHKTSLNNTIQDSSMIMDLRDSHTRGPWEIAECFAAILLQDGPFLCVRLFVVIELQLVSYSLVFFLIKNLLTLGLLSYRIIGLCIKHKSFTGQRQETI, encoded by the exons ATGAAAACAAGCATGGATATTTCGGAAGAACGGACTAACACGGAACGCATTGGCGAAAAGTGTGAACAGTTCACCGATGGTCGAGATAGTTATAAAGTCAACAGTCTAAAGCAGTCTGCTATCAACGGTGGGGCAGAAATCAAAAAGCTTTGTCTTGTAAGGATTTTAATGATAATGCATTGCGTTTTAGCCTGCTGGAGAGTTGTTGTTGCGAAAAACGATGCCTGGTTTTGGTTTTTATGTGGtttaaatttacttattattgcCGAAGGTTGCCTGTCAAACAAACGGGAGCAacacaatatagttttgaaGATACTTTACAG GTGGCGACCTTGTATTGCAATTTATTTGATTACCGTATTGCCCAACATTTGGCTGCTGCAAATTCACCGATATAACGTTGCAGTCGCGTCAATGGATGACGTAGACATAACTTACACACAATCTACTGCCGTAGTCTCCACAACAGGACATTATGATGGAACAAATGGAACGTTTACAACAACGCCAGGAACATTA gAGTCATTCGTCAGTACGATTCTGTCTCTGGAAGATTCAACATGGATCGTTGTGATACAGGATATCATGATATACATTCTCCTATTTGCTGTTTGGCTTCTTGATAACGTGTCACACGATTTGCTTTCACATCAGTTAATAGCATTTCTGGCATCAGCGTCCGACATTATGGAACTGTATGCACTTTTCGACGAATCTGCCGTACAGGAGGACTTTACTGTCACCTGTGTTGTGCTTGGTGTTTGGACGGTGAGCTTCGTCCAATTTGTTCCCGTCTTGCACAAAACATCTCTTAACAACACAATACAAGATTCGTCTATGATCATGGACCTTCGAGATTCACATACACGTGGTCCCTGGGAAATTGCGGAATGCTTTGCAGCCATACTTTTGCAAGACGGACCATTCTTGTGCGTCCGTCTGTTTGTAGTGATAGAACTTCAGTTAGTCTCGTACAGTTTAGTGTTTTTCTTGATTAAGAATCTTCTCACCCTTGGTCTTCTATCATATCGAATAATTGGTCtgtgtataaaacataaaagttttACGGGACAAAGGCAAGAAACAATATAG